In the Ranitomeya imitator isolate aRanImi1 unplaced genomic scaffold, aRanImi1.pri SCAFFOLD_325, whole genome shotgun sequence genome, one interval contains:
- the LOC138653707 gene encoding histone H1C-like, whose amino-acid sequence MMAETAPAAAPPPAEPAAKSKKQPKKSAAKKSNKPSGPSVSELIVKAVSASKERSGVSLAALKKALSAGGYDVEKNNSRLKLAVKALVTKGALLQVKGSGASGSFKLNKKQETKDKVAKTKPAAAAKPKKPAAAKKAAKSPKKPKKAPTAAKKSPKKAKKPAAAKKAAKSPKKPKAAPKPKKVTKSPAKKAAKPAKSPAKKAAKAKKPAAKK is encoded by the coding sequence atgatggcagagaccgcgccagccgccgctccccctcccgcagaaccggccgccaaatccaagaagcagccgaaGAAATCTGCTGCCAAGAAGAGCAATAAACCCTCCGGCCCCAGCGTCTCCGAGCTGATCGTGAAAGCCGTGTCCGCCTCCAAGGAGCGCAGCGGGGTGTCTCTGGCCGCCCTGAAGAAGGCTCTGTCTGCTGGAGGATACGATGTAGAGAAGAACAACAGCCGCCTGAAGCTGGCCGTCAAGGCTCTGGTCACCAAGGGCGCCCTCCTCCAGGTGAAAGGCAGCGGCGCCTCCGGGTCCTTCAAGCTGAACAAGAAGCAGGAGACGAAGGACAAAGTGGCCAAGACGAAGCCAGCAGCTGCGGCCAAACCTAAGAAACCCGCTGCTGCCAAGAAAGCCGCCAAATCTCCGAAGAAGCCCAAGAAGGCTCCGACTGCGGCCAAGAAGAGCCCGAAAAAGGCCAAGAAGCCCGCAGCGGCCAAGAAAGCGGCCAAGAGCCCCAAGAAGCCGAAAGCCGCTCCCAAGCCCAAGAAGGTGACGAAGAGTCCGGCTAAGAAGGCGGCCAAACCCGCCAAGAGTCCGGCTAAGAAGGCTGCGAAAGCCAAGAAGCCCGCGGCTAAGAAATAA
- the LOC138653687 gene encoding histone H2A type 1, protein MSGRGKQGGKVRAKAKTRSSRAGLQFPVGRVHRLLRKGNYAERVGAGAPVYLAAVLEYLTAEILELAGNAARDNKKTRIIPRHLQLAVRNDEELNRLLGGVTIAQGGVLPNIQAVLLPKKTESSKASKSK, encoded by the coding sequence ATGTCTGGACGCGGCAAACAAGGAGGAAAGGTCCGTGCTAAGGCCAAGACCCGCTCATCCCGGGCAGGACTGCAGTTCCCAGTCGGCCGTGTGCACAGGCTTCTCCGCAAGGGCAACTACGCTGAGAGAGTCGGCGCCGGCGCTCCGGTCTATCTGGCCgctgtgctggagtatctgaccGCTGAGATCCTGGAATTGGCCGGCAATGCTGCCCGGGACAACAAGAAGACCCGCATCATCCCCCGTCACCTGCAGCTGGCGGTGCGCAATGACGaggagctgaacaggctgctgggtggggtgaccattgcccaggggggcgtcctgcccaacatccaggccgtgctgctgcccaagaagaccgagagcagcaaggcgagcaagagcaagtga
- the LOC138653689 gene encoding histone H2B 1.1-like, whose product MPDPAKSAPAPKKGSKKAVTKTQKKDGKKRRKSRKESYAIYVYKVLKQVHPDTGISSKAMGIMNSFVNDIFERIAGEASRLAHYNKRSTITSREIQTAVRLLLPGELAKHAVSEGTKAVTKYTSAK is encoded by the coding sequence ATGCCTGATCCCGCCAAGTCTGCGCCTGCGCCcaagaagggctccaagaaagcCGTGACTAAGACTCAGAAGAAAGACGGCAAGAAGCGgaggaagagcaggaaggagagctacgccatctacgtgtacaaggtgctgaagcaggtccaccccgacaccggcatctcctccaaggccatgggcatcatgaactccttcgtcaacgacatcttcgagcgcatcgcaggggaagcctcccgcctggctcactacaacaagcgctccaccatcacctcccgggagatccagaccgccgtgcgcctgctgctgcccggagagctggccaagcacgccgtgtccgagggcaccaaggccgtcaccaagtacaccagcgccaagtga
- the LOC138653668 gene encoding histone H3 — MARTKQTARKSTGGKAPRKQLATKAARKSAPATGGVKKPHRYRPGTVALREIRRYQKSTELLIRKLPFQRLVREIAQDFKTDLRFQSSAVMALQEASEAYLVGLFEDTNLCAIHAKRVTIMPKDIQLARRIRGERA, encoded by the coding sequence ATGGCAAGAACAAAGCAGACCGCTCGTAAATCCACCGGAGGGAAAGCTCCCCGCAAGCAGCTGGCCACAAAGgccgccaggaagagcgctccCGCCACTGGTGGAGTGAAGAAGCCGCATCGTTACCGGCCAGGAACAGTCGCTCTCCGTGAGATCCGCCGCTATCAGAAATCCACCGAGCTGCTGATCCGTAAGCTTCCCTTCCAGCGCCTGGTGAGGGAGATCGCCCAGGACTTCAAGACCGATCTGCGTTTCCAGAGTTCGGCCGTCATGGCCCTGCAGGAGGCCAGCGAGGCTTATCTGGTGGGGTTGTTCGAGGACACCAACCTGTGCGCCATCCACGCCAAGAGGGTCACCATCATGCCCAAAGACATCCAGCTGGCCCGCCGGATCCGTGGGGAGAGAGCTTAG
- the LOC138653672 gene encoding histone H1C-like gives MMAETAPAAAPPPAEPAAKSKKQPKKSAAKKSNKPSGPSVSELIVKAVSASKERSGVSLAALKKALSAGGYDVEKNNSRLKLAVKALVTKGALLQVKGSGASGSFKLNKKQETKDKVAKTKPAAAAKPKKPAAAKKAAKSPKKPKKAPTAAKKSPKKAKKPAAAKSPKKPKAAPKPKKVTKSPAKKAAKPAKSPAKKAAKAKKPAAKK, from the coding sequence atgatggcagagaccgcgccagccgccgctccccctcccgcagaaccggccgccaaatccaagaagcagccgaaGAAATCTGCTGCCAAGAAGAGCAATAAACCCTCCGGCCCCAGCGTCTCCGAGCTGATCGTGAAAGCCGTGTCCGCCTCCAAGGAGCGCAGCGGGGTGTCTCTGGCCGCCCTGAAGAAGGCTCTGTCTGCTGGAGGATACGATGTAGAGAAGAACAACAGCCGCCTGAAGCTGGCCGTCAAGGCTCTGGTCACCAAGGGCGCCCTCCTCCAGGTGAAAGGCAGCGGCGCCTCCGGGTCCTTCAAGCTGAACAAGAAGCAGGAGACGAAGGACAAAGTGGCCAAGACGAAGCCAGCAGCTGCGGCCAAACCTAAGAAACCCGCTGCTGCCAAGAAAGCCGCCAAATCTCCGAAGAAGCCCAAGAAGGCTCCGACTGCGGCCAAGAAGAGCCCGAAAAAGGCCAAGAAGCCCGCAGCGGCCAAGAGCCCCAAGAAGCCGAAAGCCGCTCCCAAGCCCAAGAAGGTGACGAAGAGTCCGGCTAAGAAGGCGGCCAAACCCGCCAAGAGTCCGGCTAAGAAGGCTGCGAAAGCCAAGAAGCCCGCGGCTAAGAAATAA